In Borrelia hispanica CRI, the sequence CTTTGTAGTTGCTTTTGCAGTAAAGCCTAATGTATCGGCTATTAAACCCATAAATGCATAAAATGCATTCTCTGCACTTCTCCCTACTTCCATCATTGCTCCACTTAATCCTCTCCCATCTCCTCCTCCTGTCCCTTCTCCTTTCACTCCCCCACTATTACATCCCATCACTACCATCATCACCATCACCATTATTCCCTTTACTATTCTTTTACTTCCCTTCTCTCTTCCCTTCTCTCTATACTCGCTTATACACTCTTCTTTCTTTCCTATTTCTTTCTTCTCTTTCATTCCTTTCTTAGTCTCCTTGTTTTTTTTATTTATTTTTAGCTTTGCTAGCTTTTCTAGCTTTTCTTTAAAACTTAGTAATAAACAAAAACAAAATGGATACAGCTACGAATGAACGGATAATCATTAACAAATGTTAGCACAAATAAAATATTATCTTTTCGACACAATAAAACAAAAGATACTAAGAGTTTAACTCTCAGTATCTTTACGTTATAACTGATACCAAAAAGGCCTTACATACCCTTATTAACAAATTCTATTGATTCTCCACTAAGCATCTAACATCTGAAATCTAATCATATCCAACCTAATACTTATTATGTAAGATATTGGTTTTTTAGAAGTCTTAATGTATCTTTATGCCATACTAAATTAACATGGGCGCGCCATTAAACGTAATTAAATGTCTTAAAATAACTAAGATATCTCAATACAATTAATAAAAATAACACCTCTCTAAATTACAGAGAAGTGTTAACATTACATAATTTATTAATCACTGTTTATTTGTAGTTTGAGCAGTATCAGATCGACTAGCCTCAGTTCCACTACTCTCAGAGTATTTTATTCTCTTAACTGCTTCTCTTATTTTGTCTAAATTACTTTTCATTGTTTTCCTGATTATTACATCCAATATCTCTAATACCTTATTTACTGCACTTACCGCTGCTGCTTTTACTGCTCCAACTTCATTAGCTTGAGGTTGAGTAAACTTACCATCCTTAGTCATAGCCTTAAGAGCTACTGCTGCCGCCAAGTCAGCATTTGTTTTTGCAGTACCGTTATCATTTTGAGTATTACCACCAAGAGCAAGTGCTCCAGCTTCTGCATTAGCAATAGTAGCAGTACCAACAGTAGTAGCATTTTTAATCTTATCAATCACTGCCCATGCATCTGCCTTTGATACTTCTTCAGCAAGTTTAGGAGCAGCCCCCTGATCAGCTTGAGCATTGTGAGCTAATAACTTAAGTCCATTAGCATTAGCCACTTCACCACCCGAGGTTCCCTTCTCAATTTTAATATCAAGTTTCTCTGCTACACCAATAATTGCCTTTACACCTTCAATTACTGTATTAACGCTATCCCTATTAGCTCCAACTGCACCACCAGCACTATTAGCATCACCAATATCAACATTGGCATTAGTTACACCAGAAAGTTTAGTTACAGCACCAATTAATTGTTCAAAAACATCATTTGCTCCTTGAACGGCACCCTTCACAGCTTCAATTGCACTCCTATCAGCATTCTTTGCACCAGATATTTTACTTGACAACTCATTTAACTTATTCTTCGTTGTCGTAAGTTCATCGCCAATCTTTTTAAAGTGTTCCCCTACTTTACTTCTCTTATCCCCCGATTTAACTACACTAAATCCTAATACATCCCCTATTGCACTCCCAAAAACACCAAAAATCTCCTGAAACCCCTCTCCGATCTTTACTAATGACTCTAAAAAACTATTCTTCTTTGCTAAGTCTACCTTCCCCTCTCCTCCCGCAACTCCCCCACTATTACATCCCATCACTATCATATAAATGTTAAAGATTACTTTTTATAATGAATTATATTTTTTACAAAATCTTACAACTATATAAATCTGTACAATTTTATATAATAAACTGAATATTTTCAATTAGGACATATTAGATCATGATTAATAATATTAATAATAAAAAGATAGAAGACATTCTAGAATAATCTCCAAGATTGCCTCCTATTCTTACTTTTTTTACTTCTAATAACCTAATATAACTGCCTATCTTAATTCTGTCCTGCTGCTTTTGGAGCTCTTGCCTTATCTACTTCTTGCTTTACTTTCTCCAAAATATTCTTTACTGTCTTCTTCACTATTCCTTCTACTGCTCCTAATAATTTATTTACTGCAGTTATTCCTGCTGATTGTACTGCTTTGTCATCATTATTATTCGCTGCTAATTTACCATCTTTAACCAAAGAACGTAATGCTATCCCTCCTCCTACTGCTCCTGCTTTTGCTTCCTCTTTTGCTAAATTAGCTGCAGTAGCATCTCCTCTTGCAAACTTTAGTGCACTTGTATCTGCATTTGCCTGACCTGTGTTACCAGTTGCATCTCCTTCTCCTGATTTAACTATTGATGCTAACATCTCCTCTCCTCTCACTGAGGACACTATCAATGCCGCTTTTTCTCCCACTGCTGCTCCTGCAGCACCTATAGCTAAGACCTTAGCTCCATCTTTCGCATCTACTCCTATTGAATCCTGCTTTAATGTAACATTACTTGCACTTGGTTCTGCAACTTTTTGTGCCTTTGCTACATCTACTATCCCTTTTAATGCTTTATATGCTTTCTTTAATGCATCTGAATTTGCTGCTACTCCATTCTGGTTATTTGCTACATCAACTACCTTGTTACCATCACCTATATCTTTTAAAGATTCTAAATGGGTTTTCAATGAACTCAAAACTCCTTTAGCTGTATCAACTGCAATTCTAACTGGATTTTTTGCATTCTTTGATTCTTCACCTTTATCAACACCTACTATTGCTTTGCTTGCTACTTTTTCTAATTCTTCTGATGCTTCTCCTAACTTCTTTCCTAGACCACTAAAATATTCTCCTACTTTATTCCGGGTTGTATCTTTAGTTACAGTAAATCCCAATACATCCGACACTAACTCCAAAAATGAATAAAATGCATTCTCTGCACTCCTCCCTACTTCCATCATTGCTCCACTTAATCCTCTCCCGTCTCCTCCTCCTGCTCCTTCTCCTTTCACTCCTCCACTATTACATCCCATCACCACCATCATCATCACAATCATCAATCCCTTTACTATTCTTTTACTTCCCTTCTCTCTTCCCTTCTCTCTATACTCGCTTATACACTCTTCTATATTTCCTATTCCTTTCTTCCTTCGGATAACTTCCATATTCTCCTACAATTTTCCCTAATTTCCCTTTAACTATTTTCATAGTATTCTCAATCTTAGTAAAATAAGCTCCTATCTCACTCTTCTTTGTATGAGTCTTGATTCCTAACGTCTCTGTAATCATATCCCAAAACTCACAAAAACATCCAAAAACCCTTTACCTAAATTTGCAATCTCACTCAAAAACACTTTCTCTAGATCTTTTACCTCATTATTACCACCAACATGCTCTATCATCCTCCCAAATCAATATTTTCTCTACTCTCTCTATATCTATTATCTCTCTCAACGATATCTCCACCAAATATTCCTTCCTCAAATCTCATTATCCCTGATTCATATCTTTCAAAACCTCCTTATCTTTTCTTTTACAACATATAGACCTCAAACAAATAAAACTAACAAACACAAACAAATGAATAAAAAACTAAAAAAACACAATTACTATTTATAAAAATTTTAATTATAAAATATATTGGATTTCTTAAAAGTCAATATATACTTTTAATATATAATTATGAACTGTTACAATACTTTCAATTTGAAGTTTTTATTCATATTACTCTTGCTTAGTTGCGAATCTAATACAAAAAGAATCGCAAATATTGCTCTAAACGAGGATGTTAATTCAACTCTTAATACACAAAAAAATAATAAAAAATTATATCAAAATAAAAATATGCATATAATACAAAGTCCAAAACCATCATATAATTCCGAAATAGAAAGTAAAGTTCAAAAAACCTCAGAAAAAAAAGAAGGATCAAATTCAAATAACCCACCACAATTAAATCAACCATTTTCAGATCAAGCACAAAAAAAAGAGGCAATTGAAAAATTAAATGTACAACAATTACCAGAGCAAAATTCAAAATCAAAAAAAGATAGTAGTGATGATAGTCCTAAATCTGGTTCAGTTCCAAAGAAACAAATCTCATCAAAAAAATCAAAAGCTCAATCTCCTTCTTTAGAAAATTCAATTTCAACAGTTTCT encodes:
- a CDS encoding variable large family protein, whose protein sequence is MIVMMMVVMGCNSGGVKGEGAGGGDGRGLSGAMMEVGRSAENAFYSFLELVSDVLGFTVTKDTTRNKVGEYFSGLGKKLGEASEELEKVASKAIVGVDKGEESKNAKNPVRIAVDTAKGVLSSLKTHLESLKDIGDGNKVVDVANNQNGVAANSDALKKAYKALKGIVDVAKAQKVAEPSASNVTLKQDSIGVDAKDGAKVLAIGAAGAAVGEKAALIVSSVRGEEMLASIVKSGEGDATGNTGQANADTSALKFARGDATAANLAKEEAKAGAVGGGIALRSLVKDGKLAANNNDDKAVQSAGITAVNKLLGAVEGIVKKTVKNILEKVKQEVDKARAPKAAGQN
- a CDS encoding variable large family protein, whose translation is MIVMGCNSGGVAGGEGKVDLAKKNSFLESLVKIGEGFQEIFGVFGSAIGDVLGFSVVKSGDKRSKVGEHFKKIGDELTTTKNKLNELSSKISGAKNADRSAIEAVKGAVQGANDVFEQLIGAVTKLSGVTNANVDIGDANSAGGAVGANRDSVNTVIEGVKAIIGVAEKLDIKIEKGTSGGEVANANGLKLLAHNAQADQGAAPKLAEEVSKADAWAVIDKIKNATTVGTATIANAEAGALALGGNTQNDNGTAKTNADLAAAVALKAMTKDGKFTQPQANEVGAVKAAAVSAVNKVLEILDVIIRKTMKSNLDKIREAVKRIKYSESSGTEASRSDTAQTTNKQ